Proteins encoded in a region of the Mercenaria mercenaria strain notata chromosome 1, MADL_Memer_1, whole genome shotgun sequence genome:
- the LOC128547396 gene encoding uncharacterized protein LOC128547396, which produces MRLVRNEMCHLTSLSLTEQVFSRIWNETEQVIIRLGHGIPTLKQDIQKLKDCSIDPEKEKYYQEKLKQWDELDTIKTKLTDIESNVKDIGKKLEQLKVTNIKSRELESRQSNLEQAVHADRIKTDETYKRVCENEMKAKQIEESVAQLSEKTRDKTGDGLLKISPELESLCSTTRLYLEDADRNKIYVETTVHLKAKETLKNSNCLILTGLPGEGKTTMATKLINETTDTDSVLKLREPSDWKLVDLSSNRFNTIFIDDIFGAGSFDDKLHRGWSTYLPEIEKAVKKNKLKVIITTRHYIFEEAKEKMRRMHLFKEENVICLDSTKLTMSERTQMLKNHLKHADNEFASGFIHNCNTTYGYSFSNTSYGYLPRQQPDTSTYIWGGKRIGFPEIVELFVNSEQLYTQGASFFEKPVAFFKTCMEDLFLDEEKFLALILLWSRPLQKLQFQELCQSPIPSDIKKIIQKFNFELNRPLFKVLRESLKQHTGGYLRFEPRTGTYSFCHNIVKDMVGLVASKKYPEAVLQFAKAEFIMQYVTTDPGKDDGYHLYIEEYMFEQLRQVICHALPFNPSQRRSTEYLFRLAFENVNLNASVLAHDCFCNRSFITSFYNSKVGKDLLSKPVATLSPVFSKRYGLRLPRMKCMVYLPTLALLYRNTELLEEFLKFSFDPKSVMSAQFLEMSLLIAVHAGMTSATSMMLGCGAVSNENVILVAALNSNIEILDILLVNRPRDYDTHSYIINNNSPLIAASKQGLVSSVDCLITHKVNVNHRNKWRSLSALDKAAQYVQYEVCRILLENGAQVNDNGNKYKRTPLHIVADAGSSNRYAVVEITKLFIRCGASLHIKDSRGHWPIHCAAIRCNNDVVETLLEEDVFQASVRVKSYGKLSLIKGMDLFHIAVWKNNPDLIDRLLQYNADPNMQDFYGRTPFYCAVYNGNLKISKKLLNVADIRQAEKTGLTPLHAAVRNGNSKLVKMICPAADINARDKYGKTPLHIACETKNVKLFRMLVIYYRADVRMLTNEGETIFGILKKPSTQTQKRKMKKNDAKRFLSTDLFEKFILIVESVDVEFAHSWKDLSSSSFL; this is translated from the exons ATGAGATTGGTCCGAAATGAG atgtgtCATCTGACATCACTTTCGTTAACTGAACAGGTTTTTTCACGGATATGGAACGAAACAGAGCAG GTGATTATCCGGCTAGGGCATGGAATTCCTACACTAAAACAAGATATTCAGAAGTTAAAGGATTGCAGCATTGATCCAGAGAAGGAAAAGTACTATCAGGAAAAGCTTAAACAGTGGGACGAACTTGACACTATCAAAACCAAATTAACTGACATCGAGAGCAATGTTAAAGACATTGGAAAGAAACTCGAACAattaaaagttacaaatattAAAAGTCGGGAACTAGAATCACGACAAAGTAACTTAGAACAAGCTGTTCATGCTGACAGGATTAAAACTGACGAAACATATAAACGTGtttgtgaaaatgaaatgaaagcaaAGCAGATAGAAGAATCAGTCGCTCAGCTGTCTG aGAAAACAAGAGACAAAACAGGAGATGGTCTTCTTAAAATATCACCAGAATTGGAAAGCCTCTGCT CTACGACAAGACTGTATTTGGAAGATGCTGATCGTAATAAAATTTACGTCGAAACAACTGTCCATCTTAAGGCTAAAGAAACGTTGAAAAATTCAAATTGTCTGATACTCACTGGGCTACCTGGAGAAGGTAAAACTACAATGGCTACAAAACTGATCAATGAAACTACAGATACTGATTCCGTCTTGAAGCTAAGAGAGCCTTCAGATTGGAAACTTGTAGATTTAAGTTCGAATCGTTTCAATACAATATTCATTGATGATATATTTGGAGCAGGTTCATTTGATGACAAGTTACATAGAGGTTGGTCAACATACTTGCCGGAAATAGAGAAAGCTgttaagaaaaacaaacttaaagtaATTATAACAACCCGACATTATATCTTCGAGGAAGCAAAAGAGAAAATGCGCCGAATGCACTTGTTCAAAGAAGAAAACGTAATTTGTCTTGATTCAACTAAGTTGACAATGTCAGAGAGAACTCAAATGCTAAAAAACCATCTAAAACATGCAGATAATGAATTTGCGTCTGGATTTATCCACAACTGCAATACGACATATGGATATTCATTCTCAAATACCAGTTATGGTTATTTGCCAAGACAACAACCAGACACAAGTACATACATATGGGGTGGCAAACGAATAGGATTTCCTGAAATTGTTGAACTCTTCGTTAACTCAGAACAACTATATACACAAGGAGCATCTTTCTTTGAAAAACCAGTAGCGTTCTTCAAAACATGCATGGAAGATCTTTTCCTCGATGAAGAAAAATTCCTTGCATTAATTTTGCTTTGGTCAAGACCACTCCAAAAATTACAATTCCAAGAACTTTGTCAGTCCCCGATTCCATCTGATATTAAAAAGATTATACAAAAATTCAATTTCGAGTTAAACAGACCTCTGTTCAAAGTTTTACGGGAATCATTAAAGCAGCATACAGGTGGATATCTGAGATTTGAACCCAGAACCGGCACATACTCATTCTGTCATAACATTGTGAAAGATATGGTTGGGCTTGTTGCGAGCAAAAAGTATCCTGAAGCTGTTCTACAGTTCGCAAAAGCTGAATTTATCATGCAGTATGTTACAACAGACCCAGGAAAAGATGATGGTTATCATCTGTACATAGAAGAATACATGTTCGAACAGTTGCGACAAGTTATATGCCACGCACTACCCTTTAACCCCTCTCAAAGAAGATCTACGGAGTATCTTTTTCGTCTTGCGTTTGAAAATGTGAATTTAAATGCGTCAGTTCTTGCCCATGATTGTTTCTGCAATAGGTCGTTCATCACTTCATTTTACAACAGCAAAGTTGGAAAAGATCTTTTATCAAAACCAGTTGCTACACTATCTCCCGTGTTTAGTAAGCGATATGGACTTCGTTTACCACGCATGAAATGTATGGTGTACCTTCCTACACTTGCGCTGCTTTATCGAAACACTGAACTGCTGGAAGAATTTTTGAAGTTCAGTTTTGATCCAAAGTCTGTTATGTCTGCTCAGTTTTTGGAGATGTCTCTTTTGATTGCCGTTCACGCTGGGATGACATCTGCAACTTCAATGATGCTAGGTTGTGGGGCAGTTTCCAATGAAAACGTCATATTAGTTGCTGCACTTAACTCAAATATCGAAATACTGGATATTCTTTTAGTTAACCGTCCGAGAGACTACGACACACATTCATATATTATCAACAACAACAGTCCCTTGATTGCAGCATCAAAACAAGGACTTGTTTCATCAGTTGACTGCCTTATTACGCATAAGGTAAACGTAAACCACCGTAATAAATGGAGAAGTTTATCAGCATTGGATAAAGCAGCACAATATGTTCAATATGAGGTATGTCGAATTTTACTGGAAAACGGAGCACAAgtaaatgacaacggaaacaaATACAAAAGGACTCCTCTCCATATTGTTGCAGATGCGGGTAGTTCGAATAGATATGCAGTAGTAGAAATAACCAAACTGTTTATTAGATGTGGTGCTTCGTTGCATATAAAGGATTCTCGGGGTCATTGGCCAATTCATTGTGCGGCTATACGCTGCAACAACGATGTCGTGGAGACGCTGCTAGAAGAAGACGTCTTTCAAGCTTCTGTTAGAGTCAAATCATATGGTAAGCTATCTTTGATAAAGGGTATGGACCTCTTTCATATCGCAGTATGGAAAAATAACCCGGACTTGATTGACAGACTTCTGCAGTACAACGCTGATCCAAATATGCAAGATTTCTACGGGAGAACTCCTTTTTATTGCGCTGTTTACAATGGAAATTTGAAAATAAGTAAGAAACTCCTGAATGTGGCTGATATTCGTCAAGCGGAGAAGACAGGCCTTACTCCGTTGCATGCTGCTGTACGCAATGGCAACTCGAAGTTGGTCAAAATGATTTGTCCAGCTGCAGATATCAACGCAAGAGACAAGTACGGCAAAACACCATTACATATCGCTTGTGAAACAAAGAATGTAAAGCTATTCAGAATGCTTGTCATATATTACAGAGCAGATGTTCGGATGCTGACAAACGAGGGCGAGACAATATTTGGAATTCTCAAAAAACCGTCAACACAAACACAGAAACGAAAAATGAAGAAGAATGATGCGAAACGATTTTTATCCACAGATTTGTTCGAAAAATTCATTCTCATAGTTGAAAGCGTTGATGTTGAATTTGCACATAGCTGGAAAGACCTATCTTCAAGTTCATTTCTGTAA